A single genomic interval of Sceloporus undulatus isolate JIND9_A2432 ecotype Alabama chromosome 2, SceUnd_v1.1, whole genome shotgun sequence harbors:
- the RNF222 gene encoding RING finger protein 222 isoform X1 — MGTPPTLASCGKKLGATATHVIKRVGMSQNKLSKDGPTATSSECPVCYEPFQSPKVSRRILSCGHTFCHDCLVKCLLVSRDEGRLQNTLTCPICRFVTFLCRRRARWLPKPALNPPALELPLSPASLACGVPLSPSNTLVVPGHFLAPLYGYDTHQSVCGCPGIVQPGSLERESHIFIITQCGMPLIEENYGSAIAQNNNVEAAGSVTSSRSLGIVGCFRSPIMLAIFLVSAVALLGAVLPWLLLERKNE, encoded by the coding sequence CTTGGTGCCACAGCCACACATGTGATCAAGAGGGTGGGGATGTCTCAGAACAAACTCAGCAAGGATGGTCCTACTGCCACCTCATCTGAATGTCCTGTATGTTATGAGCCATTTCAGTCCCCAAAGGTCTCACGTCGGATACTGAGCTGTGGGCACACCTTTTGTCATGACTGTTTGGTCAAGTGCCTTCTGGTGTCACGGGATGAAGGTCGGCTCCAGAACACCCTCACATGCCCCATCTGTCGTTTCGTGACCTTTCTTTGCAGGAGAAGGGCTCGCTGGCTGCCGAAGCCAGCCCTGAACCCTCCAGCTTTGGAGTTACCACTGTCACCTGCATCTCTGGCCTGTGGAGTCCCCTTAAGTCCATCAAACACTTTAGTTGTGCCTGGCCATTTCCTAGCACCACTGTATGGTTATGACACCCACCAGAGTGTGTGTGGCTGCCCTGGCATAGTGCAACCTGGTAGCTTGGAGCGGGAATCCCACATCTTCATTATCACTCAGTGTGGCATGCCACTGATTGAGGAAAACTATGGTTCTGCCATAGCTCAGAACAACAACGTGGAAGCTGCAGGATCAGTGACATCTTCAAGGTCTCTGGGTATAGTAGGATGTTTCCGATCACCAATCATGCTGGCCATTTTTCTTGTCTCTGCTGTTGCATTATTGGGGGCTGTCCTCCCATGGCTATTACttgagagaaagaatgaatga
- the RNF222 gene encoding RING finger protein 222 isoform X2, giving the protein MSQNKLSKDGPTATSSECPVCYEPFQSPKVSRRILSCGHTFCHDCLVKCLLVSRDEGRLQNTLTCPICRFVTFLCRRRARWLPKPALNPPALELPLSPASLACGVPLSPSNTLVVPGHFLAPLYGYDTHQSVCGCPGIVQPGSLERESHIFIITQCGMPLIEENYGSAIAQNNNVEAAGSVTSSRSLGIVGCFRSPIMLAIFLVSAVALLGAVLPWLLLERKNE; this is encoded by the coding sequence ATGTCTCAGAACAAACTCAGCAAGGATGGTCCTACTGCCACCTCATCTGAATGTCCTGTATGTTATGAGCCATTTCAGTCCCCAAAGGTCTCACGTCGGATACTGAGCTGTGGGCACACCTTTTGTCATGACTGTTTGGTCAAGTGCCTTCTGGTGTCACGGGATGAAGGTCGGCTCCAGAACACCCTCACATGCCCCATCTGTCGTTTCGTGACCTTTCTTTGCAGGAGAAGGGCTCGCTGGCTGCCGAAGCCAGCCCTGAACCCTCCAGCTTTGGAGTTACCACTGTCACCTGCATCTCTGGCCTGTGGAGTCCCCTTAAGTCCATCAAACACTTTAGTTGTGCCTGGCCATTTCCTAGCACCACTGTATGGTTATGACACCCACCAGAGTGTGTGTGGCTGCCCTGGCATAGTGCAACCTGGTAGCTTGGAGCGGGAATCCCACATCTTCATTATCACTCAGTGTGGCATGCCACTGATTGAGGAAAACTATGGTTCTGCCATAGCTCAGAACAACAACGTGGAAGCTGCAGGATCAGTGACATCTTCAAGGTCTCTGGGTATAGTAGGATGTTTCCGATCACCAATCATGCTGGCCATTTTTCTTGTCTCTGCTGTTGCATTATTGGGGGCTGTCCTCCCATGGCTATTACttgagagaaagaatgaatga